A region from the Malus domestica chromosome 07, GDT2T_hap1 genome encodes:
- the LOC139197807 gene encoding uncharacterized protein translates to MHTRRSKSIDLASYDPKLERTLRKLQRKIKQKRASVSLPPSSPPHLSLEEEEEPQEEGGFELKSGMIHYLPKFHGFSTEDANKHLMEFHVVCSRMRPANVDEEQVKLRAFPFTLEAKANEWLYNLPPGSMNTWNQALLKNIAGNTRQFGGRDELPLKKVNEVMEAPKQVCSVCSMMGHATDLCPSLMDQGGLEQANALGGF, encoded by the exons CATACTCGAAGGTCCAAGAGCATTGATCTAGCTTCCTATGATCCTAAGCTTGAACGAACACTTCGAAAGCTTCAGAGAAAAATCAAGCAAAAACGTGCATCAGTGTCTTTACCACCATCTTCTCCACCACATTTGAGtttggaagaggaggaagaaccaCAAGAAG AAGGAGGATTTGAGCTAAAGTCCGGCATGATTCACTACTTGCCTAAGTTCCATGGATTTTCAACAGAGGATGCCAACAAGCATCTCATGGAGTTTCATGTGGTATGCTCGAGAATGAGACCAGCAAATGTTGATGAGGAGCAAGTCAAGTTGAGGGCATTCCCATTTACATTAGAAGCTAAggcaaatgagtggctttacaATTTACCTCCGGGATCAATGAACACATGGAACCAG GCATTATTAAAGAACATTGCTGGCAACACACGACAAtttggagggagagatgagctaCCTCTTAAgaaagttaatgag GTTATGGAGGCTCCAAAACAGGTGTGCAGTGTATGTTCAATGATGGGACATGCCACAGACTTGTGCCCTTCATTGATGGATCAAGGTGGTCTTGAGCAAGCTAATGCGTTAGGAGGGTTTTAG